The following coding sequences are from one bacterium window:
- a CDS encoding NifB/NifX family molybdenum-iron cluster-binding protein has translation MKLCIPTLASQGLKSLVSPHFGGAPYFIIVDTDNNAAEAVRNQNEHHAHGMCHPLKSLEGRLIDAVICSGIGAGALNKLNQAGIKVYKTNGETVEELVNNFKSNKMEEMKLDQVCQSHGCH, from the coding sequence ATGAAACTCTGCATACCAACCCTGGCCAGCCAGGGGCTGAAGTCATTGGTCAGTCCCCATTTCGGCGGCGCGCCGTATTTCATCATCGTCGACACCGATAACAATGCGGCGGAGGCGGTCCGGAACCAGAACGAACATCACGCTCACGGGATGTGCCATCCCCTGAAATCCCTGGAGGGACGGCTGATAGACGCGGTGATCTGCTCGGGCATCGGGGCCGGGGCGTTGAACAAGCTCAACCAGGCCGGGATCAAGGTCTACAAAACGAACGGTGAGACGGTGGAGGAGCTGGTGAATAACTTCAAGAGCAACAAGATGGAAGAGATGAAGCTGGACCAGGTCTGCCAAAGCCACGGCTGCCACTAA